One stretch of Nitratiruptor tergarcus DSM 16512 DNA includes these proteins:
- a CDS encoding TetR/AcrR family transcriptional regulator: protein MDKKEIILETALALFNNYDTKTITTNHIAKEAGVSPGNLYYHYKNKEEIIYELYKQMMQKIGFLSAPLPASLCEMNTYCRYVANVWWKYRFLRKELLFLMRRDPLLQQAVIKDNKAQYEKLLELIKHLVTNGCIEKKAMQMHQFIAQTIMLYSQFWTPFLTIMGEKEDEAAALRITQKIKKILQPYLTQKAIANLQQCKGV, encoded by the coding sequence ATGGATAAAAAAGAGATAATTTTAGAAACTGCTTTGGCGCTTTTCAATAACTATGATACAAAAACAATCACAACAAATCATATTGCCAAAGAGGCAGGTGTAAGTCCTGGTAATCTCTACTATCACTATAAAAACAAAGAGGAGATAATCTATGAGCTCTATAAGCAAATGATGCAAAAAATAGGCTTTCTCTCTGCTCCTTTGCCTGCATCGTTATGCGAAATGAATACATATTGCCGCTATGTTGCAAATGTTTGGTGGAAATACAGGTTTTTGCGCAAAGAGCTGCTTTTTCTCATGCGCCGTGATCCTTTGTTACAACAGGCTGTCATAAAGGATAACAAAGCGCAATATGAAAAACTGCTAGAACTTATAAAGCATCTTGTCACTAATGGTTGTATCGAGAAAAAAGCGATGCAAATGCATCAGTTTATTGCCCAAACTATCATGCTTTATAGTCAGTTTTGGACACCATTTCTTACTATTATGGGAGAAAAAGAGGATGAAGCAGCAGCTTTACGTATCACCCAAAAGATTAAAAAAATTCTCCAACCCTATCTTACACAAAAAGCAATAGCTAATCTACAACAATGTAAAGGAGTTTAA
- a CDS encoding carboxymuconolactone decarboxylase family protein, whose protein sequence is MAYIKLPEFEQMSPAIQEKARPILEKTGTLGEIFKLLAVDENIYNATDTMVQNYLIKQTHLPYYIKEAIALLISKENSCKMCVDVHKNIAKMLGLTQEQIDEILQGIDAMHTDEKTKRLLEFCIRASKKDNYKMTQEDIDAIKSYGWSDKEILEAVAITGYFNYINTLSNVFGLGKG, encoded by the coding sequence ATGGCATACATAAAATTACCTGAATTTGAACAGATGAGCCCAGCAATCCAGGAAAAAGCTCGCCCTATTCTAGAAAAAACAGGAACACTTGGTGAAATATTCAAACTGCTTGCAGTTGATGAAAATATCTACAACGCTACCGATACAATGGTACAAAATTACCTTATAAAACAGACACATCTGCCCTACTATATCAAAGAAGCAATTGCACTTTTAATTTCAAAAGAGAATAGTTGCAAAATGTGTGTGGATGTGCATAAAAATATTGCAAAAATGCTCGGACTCACCCAGGAGCAAATCGATGAGATTTTGCAAGGAATAGATGCTATGCATACTGATGAAAAAACAAAAAGACTTTTGGAGTTTTGCATTCGTGCATCAAAAAAGGATAACTATAAAATGACACAAGAAGATATCGATGCAATCAAATCGTATGGATGGAGTGATAAAGAGATCCTTGAAGCAGTAGCAATAACAGGCTATTTTAACTATATCAATACACTATCCAATGTCTTTGGACTTGGAAAAGGATAA
- a CDS encoding thioredoxin family protein gives MLKFIIILFVPLLLAAQIQWQKDFSTALAVAKKSNKPLMIFYESKNCHWCKKMVQETLHNKKVKDRINKEVIAVKIWKERNDYPASFRAKYTPTTFFITPTQKQIIRPVLGYVNVAYFLSYLDDVKRRKKRYKLF, from the coding sequence ATGCTTAAATTTATTATTATACTTTTTGTGCCTCTTTTGCTTGCAGCGCAGATTCAATGGCAAAAGGATTTTTCTACTGCACTTGCGGTAGCGAAGAAAAGCAATAAACCACTTATGATTTTTTATGAGAGTAAAAATTGCCACTGGTGTAAAAAAATGGTGCAAGAAACACTACACAACAAAAAGGTAAAAGATCGTATCAATAAAGAGGTCATAGCTGTAAAAATCTGGAAAGAGCGTAATGACTATCCAGCATCTTTTCGTGCTAAATATACGCCAACAACATTTTTCATAACTCCAACTCAAAAACAGATCATAAGACCTGTCCTTGGCTATGTCAATGTCGCATATTTTCTCTCCTATCTCGATGATGTCAAACGAAGAAAAAAACGCTATAAACTTTTCTAA
- the ppa gene encoding inorganic diphosphatase: protein MDLNKIGCGENPDKVHALIEIPYGSNIKYEVDKESGAIFVDRIMYSAMYYPANYGFVPNTLAADGDPADILVLTDYPLIPGSVIKSRLIGVLVMEDESGMDEKLLAVPVTKVDPTYADINDIHDLPQHTLDKIKNFFETYKILEPNKWVKVKEYKGKDEATKILEEAIQNYKG from the coding sequence ATGGATCTAAATAAAATAGGATGTGGCGAAAATCCTGATAAAGTACATGCACTCATAGAAATCCCTTACGGTTCAAATATTAAATATGAAGTAGACAAAGAGAGTGGCGCTATATTTGTAGATCGCATTATGTATAGCGCTATGTACTACCCAGCAAATTACGGCTTTGTACCAAATACGCTTGCTGCTGATGGTGATCCAGCAGATATCTTAGTACTTACAGACTACCCTTTGATTCCTGGCAGTGTTATAAAAAGCCGCCTTATTGGCGTTTTGGTGATGGAAGATGAAAGTGGTATGGATGAAAAACTCCTTGCAGTTCCTGTTACAAAAGTAGATCCAACCTATGCAGATATCAATGATATTCATGATCTTCCACAACACACTCTTGATAAAATTAAAAACTTTTTTGAAACATATAAAATACTTGAACCAAATAAATGGGTAAAAGTCAAAGAGTACAAAGGAAAAGACGAAGCTACAAAAATTCTTGAAGAAGCAATACAAAACTACAAAGGCTAA
- a CDS encoding N-acetylmuramoyl-L-alanine amidase family protein translates to MIIRFFLFVLFLTTFLHASVVNNIKEADYYCSLNNKDKNLKGLNRFKSLYIKSMIDDDKNLRIKALQGLIKCSKKLGLAHNEYDSELYTLIGNKKSSTKVHKKKKYTKKSVKLLKNRLVKVVLRRGYVDFFFDSPVKSSWISTSTLKRKNSYKIIYDIEGRLGFKSKTYRLKSVKYLKIAQFTPKKIRIVFEHSRPFGTNYKIKGNRLSIYLGKKSTLKQVVRKKDLPKAVPQSVENSKKVIVIDPGHGGKDSGAIGYKRKKEKDIVLAIAKRVYKKLKNAGFKVYMTRRGDYFVTLRNRTKFANRVKAHLFISIHANAAPKRSKYLSMKGLETFYLSPARSERAKRIAALENRADMENLSYYSKNVFLDFINRAKTIESNKLAIDIQRNILYKVRSRYKVVDGGVRPGPFWVLVGAQMPAILIEVGYITNPTEAMRLMSPYYQNLIAEGVVAGIESYFRNSRR, encoded by the coding sequence GTGATTATTAGATTTTTTCTTTTTGTACTATTTTTAACTACCTTCCTTCATGCTTCTGTTGTAAATAATATCAAAGAAGCTGACTACTACTGCTCTTTAAATAATAAAGACAAAAATCTCAAAGGCTTGAATAGATTCAAGTCTTTGTATATAAAGTCTATGATAGATGATGACAAAAATCTACGTATCAAAGCGCTTCAGGGACTTATAAAGTGCTCTAAAAAACTGGGTCTTGCGCATAATGAATATGATAGCGAACTCTATACTCTCATTGGCAATAAAAAAAGCAGTACCAAAGTACATAAAAAAAAGAAGTATACAAAGAAAAGTGTTAAACTCCTTAAGAATAGATTGGTAAAAGTTGTCTTGCGAAGAGGATATGTAGATTTCTTTTTCGATTCTCCCGTAAAAAGTTCTTGGATATCAACTTCTACATTGAAGAGAAAAAATTCCTATAAAATTATTTATGATATAGAAGGAAGACTAGGATTTAAGAGTAAAACATATAGACTCAAAAGTGTTAAATATCTTAAAATTGCCCAATTTACTCCAAAAAAAATCCGCATTGTTTTTGAACATTCCCGCCCTTTTGGAACTAATTACAAAATTAAAGGAAATAGACTCTCCATCTATCTTGGCAAAAAGAGTACATTAAAGCAAGTGGTACGTAAAAAAGATTTACCAAAAGCTGTCCCACAAAGTGTAGAAAATTCTAAAAAGGTTATTGTTATTGATCCAGGACATGGGGGAAAAGATAGCGGAGCTATTGGATATAAACGGAAAAAAGAGAAGGATATTGTTCTTGCAATTGCGAAGCGTGTCTATAAAAAACTCAAAAATGCTGGATTTAAGGTCTATATGACAAGAAGAGGGGACTACTTTGTCACACTGCGTAATCGCACGAAATTTGCCAATAGGGTGAAAGCACACCTCTTTATTTCCATTCACGCCAATGCTGCGCCAAAAAGAAGTAAATATCTGAGTATGAAAGGGCTTGAGACTTTCTATCTCTCGCCAGCTAGAAGTGAGCGAGCAAAGCGTATTGCGGCATTGGAGAATAGAGCTGATATGGAAAATCTTAGTTACTATAGTAAAAACGTTTTTTTGGATTTTATCAACAGAGCAAAAACAATCGAATCAAACAAGCTCGCTATCGATATACAGCGCAACATCCTTTATAAAGTACGCTCTCGCTACAAAGTGGTTGATGGGGGAGTGCGGCCTGGACCATTTTGGGTGCTTGTTGGAGCACAGATGCCTGCAATATTAATAGAGGTTGGTTATATTACAAATCCCACTGAAGCAATGCGTTTAATGAGCCCTTATTATCAAAATCTTATTGCTGAAGGTGTTGTAGCAGGTATTGAGAGCTATTTTAGAAACAGTAGACGCTAA
- a CDS encoding nitronate monooxygenase — MGLPSLKIGKYTIKYPIIQGGMGVGISWDKLAGNVSKEGGLGVISSVGTGYYQNKKYIEKEVAGRPLETANFYSKKALFKIFENARKICGDAPLGANVLYAINDYGRVVRDSCEAGANIIITGAGLPTNMPEFTRDFPDVALVPIVSSAKALKIICKRWTTRYNKIPDAVIVEGPLSGGHQGFTYEQCFMEEFQLENIVPQVIEEAKKWGEIPVIAAGGIWDHNDIKKYLDMGAAGVQIGTRFIGTYECDASDTFKKILLQSKKEDIILLKSPVGYPARGVRTKLIELVEKREGPAIKCISNCVAPCHRGVEAKEVGYCIADRLSDAYRGDEELGLYFSGANGYRLNELLSVKELMQRLVEGE, encoded by the coding sequence ATGGGCTTGCCATCATTAAAAATTGGAAAATACACCATTAAATATCCTATCATCCAGGGTGGAATGGGTGTAGGAATAAGCTGGGACAAGCTTGCTGGCAATGTGAGTAAAGAGGGTGGATTGGGAGTTATAAGCTCTGTAGGTACAGGCTACTATCAAAATAAAAAATATATTGAAAAAGAGGTGGCTGGACGGCCTTTGGAGACAGCAAATTTCTACTCCAAAAAGGCGCTTTTTAAAATATTTGAAAATGCAAGAAAAATTTGTGGTGATGCTCCACTGGGTGCAAATGTTCTCTACGCTATCAATGACTATGGTCGAGTGGTGAGAGACTCTTGCGAAGCTGGCGCCAATATTATCATAACTGGTGCTGGACTTCCCACTAATATGCCTGAGTTTACGAGAGACTTTCCAGATGTTGCTCTTGTGCCTATAGTGTCTAGTGCAAAAGCATTGAAGATCATCTGTAAACGATGGACTACAAGATACAATAAAATTCCTGATGCAGTTATAGTTGAGGGGCCCTTAAGTGGAGGACATCAAGGCTTTACCTATGAGCAGTGTTTTATGGAAGAGTTTCAGCTGGAAAATATTGTTCCTCAAGTCATTGAAGAAGCGAAAAAATGGGGAGAGATACCAGTCATAGCTGCAGGTGGCATATGGGATCATAACGATATTAAAAAGTATCTTGATATGGGTGCTGCTGGAGTACAAATAGGTACACGTTTTATCGGTACATATGAGTGTGATGCCAGTGACACATTCAAGAAAATTCTTTTGCAATCAAAAAAAGAGGATATCATCTTACTCAAATCTCCTGTAGGATATCCGGCAAGAGGTGTGCGTACAAAACTCATTGAGCTTGTTGAAAAGCGTGAAGGCCCTGCTATTAAATGCATAAGTAACTGCGTTGCACCATGTCACAGAGGTGTGGAAGCAAAAGAGGTAGGGTACTGTATAGCTGATAGACTCAGTGATGCATATAGAGGGGATGAAGAGCTAGGTCTCTATTTTAGCGGTGCAAACGGATATCGCCTGAATGAACTACTCAGTGTCAAAGAGTTGATGCAACGGCTTGTAGAGGGAGAGTGA
- the tyrS gene encoding tyrosine--tRNA ligase has translation MIQEALAEIKRGTAEIIDEEKIVELLKEYFNSGKEYYVKAGFDPTAPDLHLGHTVLLQKLATFQKYGGIVQFIIGDFTAMIGDPTGKSETRKKLDRETVLKNATSYKEQVFKVLDPAKTEVVFNSKWLDALGASGLVELTTLFSVARMLERDDFEKRFKSNKPIAISEFIYPLLQGYDSVHLKSDIEIGGTDQKFNLLMGRHLQRSYGIVKEQAVLMMPILEGLDGVQKMSKSLGNYIGVTEDPNTMFAKLLSISDELMWRYYELLSSKSLEEIKALKEGVSKGEIHPKAAKELLAMEIVARYHNSEAAEAAKAEFDKIHKQKDIPTDLKEVTLQGPIWIAKALVEAGLEPSTSQARRDIQAGAVRLDKEKVQDKDLQLQSGEYIAQVGKRKFAKLKVL, from the coding sequence ATGATTCAAGAAGCGCTGGCTGAAATCAAAAGAGGTACAGCAGAAATTATTGATGAAGAAAAAATTGTAGAGCTTCTCAAAGAGTATTTTAATTCTGGAAAAGAGTACTATGTTAAAGCAGGTTTTGATCCTACTGCACCAGATCTCCATTTAGGCCATACAGTACTTTTGCAAAAACTAGCAACCTTTCAAAAATATGGCGGTATAGTGCAGTTTATCATAGGTGATTTTACAGCAATGATAGGTGATCCTACAGGAAAGAGTGAAACAAGAAAAAAACTTGATCGCGAAACTGTGCTCAAAAATGCAACGAGCTACAAAGAGCAGGTATTTAAAGTGCTCGATCCAGCAAAAACAGAGGTCGTTTTTAATTCTAAATGGCTTGATGCTTTGGGAGCTAGTGGACTTGTGGAGCTAACTACTCTTTTTAGCGTAGCAAGAATGTTAGAGCGTGACGATTTTGAAAAACGTTTTAAATCCAATAAGCCTATTGCAATCAGTGAATTTATCTATCCTCTTTTGCAAGGGTATGATAGTGTACATCTTAAAAGTGATATAGAAATTGGTGGAACAGATCAGAAATTTAATCTTCTCATGGGACGTCACCTGCAAAGAAGTTATGGTATAGTAAAAGAGCAAGCAGTCTTAATGATGCCTATTTTAGAAGGTCTTGATGGTGTACAAAAGATGAGTAAATCTCTTGGTAACTATATAGGTGTCACTGAAGATCCAAATACCATGTTTGCAAAGCTTCTTAGCATTTCAGATGAGTTGATGTGGCGCTACTATGAGCTTTTGAGTAGTAAGAGTCTTGAAGAGATAAAAGCACTCAAAGAGGGAGTATCTAAAGGAGAAATCCATCCAAAAGCAGCGAAAGAGCTTTTAGCGATGGAGATTGTTGCTCGCTACCATAACAGCGAAGCTGCTGAGGCTGCAAAAGCTGAATTTGATAAAATACATAAACAAAAGGATATCCCAACAGATCTCAAAGAGGTTACGTTGCAAGGTCCAATATGGATAGCCAAAGCGCTTGTTGAAGCAGGGCTTGAGCCATCTACTTCGCAGGCACGCCGCGATATCCAAGCTGGTGCAGTGCGTTTAGATAAAGAAAAAGTGCAAGATAAAGATTTACAACTACAAAGCGGAGAGTATATTGCACAGGTAGGAAAACGTAAATTTGCGAAATTGAAGGTGCTATAA
- a CDS encoding RelA/SpoT family protein, whose translation MKELIDKIKNIKSVEEAQKLLFTLYPPTKKIQKALQFAKDAHEGQYRKSGEPYIIHPILVAAITAFVTNDETMIISALLHDVVEDTSHCIEEIEELFGKDVASLVEGLTKIVAIRSEELIPSSSKEKLITSALSFRKMLIASIEDVRVLIVKLCDRLHNMLTLDALPAAKQKRIAEETLVVYAPIAHRLGIASIKNYLEDLSFYYLFPQEYQRIDEFIRSHKLELQMKLNEFIDVVKKKMVQNGFRIDDFEILSRIKHYYSIYLKMQRKGISIEEVLDLLAIRILVKEKLACYKVLGIIHTNFKPLVMRFKDYIAVPKENGYQTIHTTVFDNSSIFEVQIRTFKMHHTAEFGVAAHWKYKIGDVGVNLAWLENLQYQNENIEEFYELVKNDLFSEDISVFSPKGDVFTLPRGAVALDFAYAVHTDIGNRAKAAYINKQRSTLLSELKNGDIVRIETAKEPILRCSWIDAVKTSKAKEQMRILCRQKFKEINAKAAINILASELRTDPKQIKEWIEEHDLTPQLHRIATEINYLKEIKNRYLSEYRKKKGMLYLLAPKHVKLEPKELENFVIYTSYSINSVEFDYCCHPKRGDEIVAFKEGNKAIVHHKMCHKAQKLIDEGVPMLYIEWKEDSLPHYKLIALLPDRKGALAQFLQYLSKIDINIISIELGKNVEQTNMCEMEFESNISDSEVLRKKIASKVKILEFIKSSDAYNR comes from the coding sequence ATGAAAGAGCTTATCGATAAGATTAAGAATATAAAGAGTGTTGAAGAAGCACAAAAGCTCCTCTTCACCCTCTATCCACCTACGAAAAAAATTCAAAAAGCTCTCCAGTTTGCAAAAGATGCTCACGAGGGGCAGTACCGTAAAAGTGGAGAGCCTTATATTATTCATCCCATTTTAGTAGCTGCTATCACCGCTTTTGTTACCAATGATGAGACGATGATTATAAGTGCACTTTTACATGATGTAGTAGAAGATACATCTCATTGCATAGAAGAGATTGAAGAACTTTTTGGCAAAGATGTGGCAAGCCTTGTGGAGGGGCTTACAAAAATCGTTGCAATTCGTAGTGAAGAGCTTATCCCTTCAAGCTCTAAAGAAAAGCTCATTACTTCAGCACTCTCATTTCGTAAAATGCTCATAGCCTCTATTGAAGATGTGCGAGTTCTTATTGTAAAACTTTGTGATAGACTCCACAATATGCTCACTCTTGATGCTCTTCCAGCAGCAAAACAGAAAAGAATTGCTGAAGAGACTCTTGTAGTTTATGCTCCGATAGCCCATAGGCTTGGTATTGCATCTATAAAAAACTACCTTGAAGATCTCAGCTTTTACTATCTTTTTCCTCAAGAGTATCAACGTATTGATGAGTTTATTCGTTCTCATAAACTAGAGCTACAGATGAAACTCAATGAGTTTATTGATGTTGTCAAAAAGAAAATGGTGCAAAACGGCTTTCGCATTGACGATTTTGAAATACTTTCGCGTATCAAGCACTACTACTCAATTTATCTCAAAATGCAGCGCAAAGGTATCTCTATCGAAGAGGTACTAGATCTTCTTGCTATTCGTATTCTAGTAAAAGAGAAACTTGCTTGCTATAAAGTTCTTGGCATTATTCATACAAATTTCAAGCCTTTAGTGATGCGCTTCAAAGACTATATTGCTGTACCAAAAGAGAATGGCTACCAAACTATCCATACGACTGTTTTTGACAACTCTTCAATATTTGAAGTGCAGATTCGCACATTCAAAATGCACCATACTGCAGAGTTTGGAGTAGCAGCACATTGGAAATATAAAATTGGTGATGTTGGCGTCAATCTTGCTTGGCTTGAGAACCTCCAGTACCAAAATGAAAATATTGAAGAGTTTTATGAGCTTGTAAAAAATGATCTTTTTAGTGAAGATATCTCAGTCTTCTCCCCAAAAGGCGATGTTTTTACCCTCCCACGAGGCGCAGTTGCTCTTGATTTTGCCTATGCTGTGCATACTGATATTGGTAACAGAGCAAAAGCTGCTTATATCAATAAGCAGCGTAGTACGCTGCTCAGTGAACTTAAAAATGGAGATATTGTTAGAATCGAAACGGCAAAAGAGCCAATACTGCGCTGTAGCTGGATAGATGCAGTAAAAACCTCTAAAGCAAAAGAGCAGATGCGCATTCTATGCCGTCAAAAATTCAAAGAGATAAATGCAAAAGCAGCTATTAATATTTTGGCAAGTGAGCTAAGAACAGATCCTAAGCAAATAAAAGAGTGGATAGAAGAGCATGATCTTACTCCTCAGCTACACCGCATTGCAACCGAGATTAATTACCTCAAAGAGATTAAAAATAGATACCTCAGTGAATATAGAAAGAAAAAAGGTATGCTTTATCTCCTTGCTCCAAAGCATGTGAAACTGGAGCCAAAAGAGCTTGAAAATTTTGTGATATATACAAGCTATTCTATAAATAGTGTGGAGTTTGATTACTGCTGCCATCCAAAAAGGGGTGATGAGATAGTTGCTTTTAAAGAGGGAAACAAAGCTATCGTACATCACAAAATGTGCCACAAAGCTCAAAAACTCATAGATGAGGGAGTCCCAATGCTCTATATTGAGTGGAAAGAGGACTCATTGCCTCACTATAAACTTATAGCCCTTCTTCCTGATCGCAAAGGTGCGCTTGCGCAGTTCTTGCAATATTTATCAAAAATAGATATAAATATTATCTCCATAGAGCTGGGTAAAAATGTAGAGCAGACTAATATGTGTGAGATGGAGTTTGAATCAAATATTAGCGATAGCGAGGTTTTAAGGAAAAAAATAGCTTCAAAAGTTAAAATATTAGAATTTATAAAATCGAGTGATGCATATAATAGATAG
- a CDS encoding DNA-directed RNA polymerase subunit omega, with translation MRLEQIAAKALENVGFDRYLLSLAVAKRAKELALGNPPMVDVDPKKFKYTDIAIMEIAEGKISIEVKKSS, from the coding sequence ATGAGACTTGAACAGATAGCTGCAAAAGCATTGGAAAATGTTGGATTTGATAGATACCTCCTCTCCCTTGCAGTAGCCAAAAGAGCTAAAGAGCTTGCTTTAGGGAATCCTCCAATGGTAGATGTAGATCCTAAAAAATTTAAATATACTGACATAGCTATTATGGAGATAGCAGAGGGTAAAATTAGTATCGAGGTCAAAAAATCCTCGTAA
- the pyrH gene encoding UMP kinase: MAKRVLIKFSGEALANEDGHGIDSKTLKYIASEIKPLVDNGVEVGLVVGGGNIIRGVNASKEGIIKRSSGDYMGMLATVINAVAIQEALEYFGLKTRVQSAIDMKEICEPFIVRRAIRHLEKGRIVIFAAGTGNPFFTTDTAATLRAVEIGAEMIIKATKVDGVFDKDPQKFSDAKKLPRLTYDEALQDNIKVMDDTSIALAKDNSLPIIVCNMFEEGNLYDIIVNENFEKCSIVTDKKGE, translated from the coding sequence ATGGCAAAAAGAGTTCTTATCAAATTTTCTGGTGAAGCTTTGGCAAATGAAGATGGGCATGGAATAGATAGTAAAACGCTCAAATATATAGCTTCTGAAATAAAGCCTCTTGTGGATAATGGAGTAGAAGTAGGTCTCGTTGTTGGGGGAGGTAATATTATTCGTGGTGTTAACGCATCTAAAGAGGGGATAATCAAACGATCTTCTGGTGATTATATGGGAATGCTGGCCACTGTAATCAATGCAGTAGCTATCCAAGAAGCGCTAGAGTATTTTGGTCTCAAGACGCGAGTACAGAGTGCTATTGATATGAAAGAGATTTGTGAGCCATTTATTGTAAGACGAGCAATTAGACACCTAGAAAAGGGGCGTATAGTTATATTTGCTGCTGGAACAGGTAATCCCTTTTTTACTACCGATACAGCAGCGACACTCAGAGCCGTAGAGATTGGTGCAGAGATGATCATAAAAGCTACAAAAGTTGATGGAGTGTTTGATAAGGATCCTCAAAAATTTAGTGATGCAAAAAAACTTCCTCGCCTCACTTATGATGAAGCTCTACAAGATAATATTAAGGTAATGGATGATACATCTATCGCTTTGGCGAAAGATAACAGCCTTCCTATCATTGTATGCAATATGTTTGAAGAGGGAAATCTCTACGACATTATTGTCAATGAAAATTTTGAAAAATGCTCAATAGTTACAGATAAAAAAGGAGAATAA
- a CDS encoding murein hydrolase activator EnvC family protein, with product MRIVVTFIITIVFSLGATIDTKIKSSRQALHKTTSQIKGLNVRLAKLAKSITRLQKDLSSIDKKLLQIETLLKDAQKQYSQKLTEYNLTKNDIEKLTLKEKTLKQQLVLLITQSFSKSLLLTSLQNPTEEDVIKEEILKAIQKSADMHLKQVSQAYQDTKSKLTQNQTKLAKLEKEIAELLRNKEELKRLKSEKSKKLAKLDEQKRRYNEEIKKLIEQRKSLQKTLRKLSILKESAKKSTAFAKVKVKKYGEKSYKKIRTVRYRGPKTIPPLEKFIIIKRYGVYRDPIYNIDIPNENVELKPIMPNAKVRNVLNGRVILAKWTPHLKNVVIVKHKNGLYTIYAYLDKLAPYVKKGRKLKRGYTIGRVNNKLIFEVTKNNAHINPLELIRIN from the coding sequence ATGAGAATAGTAGTTACCTTCATAATAACCATAGTTTTTAGTCTTGGTGCCACAATTGATACAAAGATTAAGAGTTCCCGTCAAGCATTGCATAAAACTACTTCGCAGATAAAAGGGTTGAATGTTCGTTTAGCAAAGCTTGCAAAGAGTATTACGAGATTGCAAAAGGATTTATCCAGTATCGACAAAAAGCTTCTTCAAATTGAGACCCTTTTAAAAGATGCTCAGAAGCAATATAGCCAAAAACTGACTGAGTATAATCTCACGAAAAATGATATTGAAAAACTTACCCTCAAAGAAAAAACACTCAAGCAGCAACTTGTGCTATTGATCACACAATCATTTTCTAAATCTTTGCTTCTTACTTCCTTGCAAAATCCAACGGAAGAGGATGTTATAAAAGAAGAGATCCTCAAAGCTATACAAAAAAGTGCAGATATGCACCTCAAGCAAGTGAGTCAAGCTTATCAAGATACAAAAAGCAAACTGACACAAAACCAAACAAAACTTGCAAAATTGGAAAAAGAGATAGCCGAGTTATTGCGCAACAAAGAGGAACTCAAACGTTTAAAAAGTGAAAAATCGAAAAAACTTGCAAAGCTAGATGAGCAAAAGAGACGGTATAATGAAGAGATAAAAAAATTGATAGAGCAGCGAAAATCTCTTCAAAAGACACTGAGAAAACTGAGTATTCTAAAAGAATCTGCGAAAAAATCAACAGCTTTTGCTAAAGTCAAAGTCAAAAAATATGGAGAGAAGAGTTACAAAAAAATTCGTACAGTGCGCTATCGTGGACCAAAAACAATACCTCCTTTGGAAAAATTTATTATTATAAAGCGTTATGGTGTGTATCGAGATCCTATCTACAATATCGATATACCTAATGAAAATGTAGAACTCAAACCTATCATGCCAAATGCAAAAGTGCGTAACGTTCTTAATGGTCGTGTTATACTCGCTAAATGGACACCGCATCTTAAAAATGTAGTCATTGTTAAGCATAAAAATGGTCTCTATACTATCTATGCATATCTTGACAAACTTGCACCTTATGTTAAAAAGGGGCGCAAGTTAAAACGTGGCTATACAATAGGACGCGTAAACAATAAACTTATCTTTGAAGTAACCAAAAATAATGCCCACATCAATCCCCTTGAACTTATAAGAATTAATTGA